TGGCTGCTTTGGAGGCCGAAAAGAATAAAACTTCTTCAGGGATTATTCCTCGAGAGATTCAAGATTTGGCTAGTTTAGCTATGCAAAGGTTTCCACCGAGTGGAAACAATCAATGCAAGATTGCAACAGATTGGATTATGGAAACTTCGCGAAGGGAAACAGATTTACGACTTTCTCACGATTTTCGCGATGATACTATCTTCATTCCTCTTAAGGCAGGAGGTCAGAGAGAGCACGTTGTTGTTGATGTTGACGGAGAGTGGATTATCGACACACAACTTAAGCAATTTGAAAAAGATTTGGATGTTGATAAGGAATTCTTAACTAGAGGAGCTTATGATAAAAAAGAATATTATCAGAAAGTTTTAAACTCGGCAAAATCTTCACGAGAAGATAGCGGAACTTCTTCTGGTCAAGATCAGGTTAAGAAACCAAATTTTTCAGGCACGCAGCTTGAGCTTCCGTTTGGAGAATTTGATGAAAGTTCTCCTAATAAGGAAAATCTTGGCGGTATTGATCTTGGCGCCGAGACCTTAGAGATGGAAGTGCAATCGCAAGGCGAGCGGTTTGAATTTAATTTAGAAAATTTAGATTTTGAAAATATAGAAATCAATGGACTTTATCCTGTTATTATTAATGTCGCTCCAGTGACAAATTTACCTGCTTTTCTTGGAGCGGTCCAAGAAGAGACAGATCTAAAGCTTAGTAAGTTGTAAATAAACAATTTCCAATAAACAAATTACAAATAATTAACAATTAACAAACAACAAATGATCAACGATAATGTTTGCTTATTGTGTGTTGTCTATTGTGATTTGCTTGTCATTTGGATTTTGTATATTGTAATTTCTAATCGTTCAGGTTAAGTAAATATTTTTCTTGACACTAGTACCTATTCCTATATAATAATCATTCTTGGTAAGCTCGCTGTCAATTAGGGTAGGGGTATTTAAGGAAATCCCGCGTCGCTAGAAACCGCTCCTGGGATAAATTTACGCGGGATTAATTGTTAACATTATATAAAAGAAAGGCGTAAATTTATGAAAAAGTATAAATGTACAGTTTGTGGATATATTTATGATCCAGTTGTTGGCGATCCAGATAATGGCGTTGCTGCAGGAACAGCTTTTGAAGATATTCCAGATACATGGGTTTGCCCAGAGTGTGGCGTATCCAAAGAAGATTTTGAAGCAGTTGAAGAATAGTATATAGTCGTTAGTATTTAGTATATAGTCGTTAGTATTTAGTATATAGTATTTAGCATAAGAGTGGAGAGCTAAAAGGCTAAGAAGAAAAAAGGTAGACGATAAATTAAGAATTTAAAGAAATAATAGAAAATCTGTCCGTTTTTTCTGCGTTTGTTTTACCGTACACTAAATACTTTAATTTTTTTGTTTTCACTAAATATCAAATACCAAATACCAAATACTAAATACATTTTATAAAATTATGCATAAAATAATAGATAACATTTATTGGACAGGGTATATCGATTGGGACCTTAGGAATTTTCATGGATATGAAACTCCTGTAGGTTCGACGTATAATTCTTATCTTATTTTAGATGAAGCTCCAACGTTGATTGATACCGTTAAATATTATGGCGCCGAGGAGATGATTGATCGCATTAAAGAGGTGATTGATCCAGCTAAAATAAAATATGTGATTTCTAATCATACAGAGATGGATCATTCTGGTTCCATTGATGCAATCTTAAAATATTGTCCGAATGCTGAAGTTGTTTGTTCGCCAAAAGGGGCTGAAGAGCTTAAGCGCCATTTCAAGAAAGATTGGAAATTCAAAATTGTTAATACAGGTGATGAGTTAAAGATCGGAAAAAGAACTTTAAGTTTTCTTTTGACGCCGATGGTTCATTGGCCGGATTCGATGGCCACATATTCTGCGCAGGACAAGATCCTTTTTTCTAATGATGCTTTTGGTCAACATAGGGCAAGCGCTGAGCGTTATGCTGATGAAGTTGGCTCTGATATTGTTTTTGAAGATGCGGCCAAATATTATGCGAATATTGTTATGCCATATGGAGCCCAGGTTCTTAAAGCACTGGATGCTGCCTCTAAGCTTGATATTGAGATGATTTGTCCATCGCATGGGCTTATTTGGCGAACAAAAGAAAATATTGAGAAAATCGTATCGTTGTATCAAAGGTGGGCAAGCTATGAATCTGACGATAAATGTCTTATTGTTTATGATACGATGTGGAATTCAACACGGCAGATGGCGACAAAATTAAATCATTTTGTTGATGTTGCAGGTATTCCCGTTAAGATGGTTGGCCTTCAGGAGGCCCATATTTCAGATATTGTGACAGATGTTCTGATGTCTAAATTTGTCTTGTTTGGAACACCGATTTTAAACAACCGCATGTTGCCAACAATGGCCGCGCTTTTGATGTATCTTAAAGGTTTAAAGACAAAAAATCGTTATGCCACAACTTTTGGTTCGTACGGTTGGTCAAAAATAGGATTTAAGGAATTTGAACAATCTATTGTTGATGCGGGGTTTGAATTGATGGATGAAGGAAAGTATAGCCAATTTGTTCCTGATGAGGATGAGCTTGAATTGTTAAAGATTGTGGTTGATAAAATTAAAGAAAGAATAAAATGAAATTATCAAAAGAGATTATTGATTTTTTTGAAAAGAATCATGCTGTTGTTGTGTCAACAATTGATCAAAAAGGCGCAATTCATTGCTCGGTCAAAGGTCTTGTTGGTATCGGAAAAACAAACAAGCTTTTTTTGACAGATCTTTATTTATATCGGACTTTTCAAAATTTAAAGAAAAATCCAGTGATTAGTGTTACGGCTTTAGATGAGCAGCGGTTTAAAGGCTACACTCTTCAAGGAAAAGCAAAAATTATCCAAAGGAGTGAAATTAAAAAGGATATTTTTAATGAGTGGGAGTCTCGGGTTGTTCAACGCATTACAAAGCGTATTCAGAAAAGCGTAAGTACAGGATCAAAGTCAAAAAAACAGTTTGAAGCGCATCTTCCGATAGAGCCAAAATATTTTATTGAAGTAAAAATTGATAATGTGATTGATTTAGCGCCACCATCAAAGAATAAGGTTAAGTAACCTATGGAACAAACAAGTCAAGTTTTAAGAGAGCATAATATTAAGGTAACGCCGCAGCGTTTATCGGTCTATCTTAGTTTTGATAAGTCTAAGGGGCACTTAAGCGCGGAAGATGTTTATCGTTTAGCGCAAAAGAAAGTACCGGCGATTTCGCTGGGAACTGTTTATTCGATTTTAGAAAGTTTTTGTGATAAGGGATTGTTGCGCGAGATCAAAATAGATTTTAATAAATCTTTGTATGAACTGAAAGAAAATGCGCATCATCATTTTTCGTGTCGAATTTGCAACAAAATTTTTGATGTTCATATGCCTGTTTGTTCTGCGCTTCAAAATAGGATTGTTGATGGCCATATGATTGATGATTTTCAGGGGTATTTTTATGGAATATGTTTTCATTGTTCTAATGGGACAAAAAAGAAATGAATGAATTTAAATTGAAATTTATCGAACGCATTAAGAGGACCGAGACAACAGAAAGTTTTCGTTTTTCATCTGAAAAAAGAATTGAATTTTGTCCTGGCCAGTTTTTGAAAGTGTTATTTGACGGGGCGAATAAAAATAATAAAGATTTAAATAAATATTTGTCTTTCTCCTGTGCGCCATCTAAAGAGTATATTGAAGTGACAAAAAGACGCTCTGAAAGTGAGTTTTCAAAAAGACTTTGGAGCCTTAAGAAAGACGATATTGTCTCTGTAGAAGGGCCCATAGGGAGTTGCACATTTGATTCTGCCTATCAAAAGGTTGCGTTTATTACCGGTGGCATTGGCATTACGCCTGCAATATCAATTATTGAATATATTGTCGAGAATAAAATTCCTTCAGATATTAAACTTCTTTATTCGAACATGACGGAAGATGATATCCCGTTTCGACAAGAGCTTGAATCTTGGGAAAAAGATAACCCTAATTTTAATATTGCTTGGACCCTAGCCGAAGGCGAATCTGAAGAAAAAAAGTTTTTTAAAGGTCTTATTGATAAAGATTTTATTTTAAAAAATATTACGGACTACAAGGATCGTTCGATTTTTATATCAGGCCCACCAAAAATGGTTGAGGCTATGAAAAAGATTTGTGTTGAAATTGGATGTGAGGCAGGAAAAGTGAAGGCTGAGAATTTTGTAGGGTATTAAGGATTATCGATACAATTGCTAGGCCGCAATCGTATCGATATAAATTCGCACAGGCTAACTCGACGCTCCTTTTAGTCGCGTAAGTTAGGTGCTCATTTAAATTTTGTAGGGTATTAAGTCAAGGAAACCCCGCGTCGCTGAGAAGCGCTCCTGGGGTAAATTCGCACAGGCTAACTTGACGCTCCTTTTAGTCGCGTAAGTTAGGTGCTCATTTAAATTTTGTAGGGTATTAAGTCAAGGAAACCCCGCGTCGCTGAGAAGCGCTCCTGGGGTAAATTCGCACAGGCTAACTTGACGCTCCTTTTAGTCGCGTAAGTTAGGTGCTCATTTAAACAAACTGGAGGAAAAAAAATGGCAGACGTAAAAGGAACAAAAACAGAAAAGAACTTAATGACAGCTTTTTCTGGAGAGTCACAAGCGCGAAATAAATATACTTATTTTGCAAAAATAGCACAAAAAGAAGGCTATTTGTATGTAGCAAAGA
The DNA window shown above is from Candidatus Omnitrophota bacterium and carries:
- a CDS encoding rubredoxin → MKKYKCTVCGYIYDPVVGDPDNGVAAGTAFEDIPDTWVCPECGVSKEDFEAVEE
- a CDS encoding FprA family A-type flavoprotein; translation: MHKIIDNIYWTGYIDWDLRNFHGYETPVGSTYNSYLILDEAPTLIDTVKYYGAEEMIDRIKEVIDPAKIKYVISNHTEMDHSGSIDAILKYCPNAEVVCSPKGAEELKRHFKKDWKFKIVNTGDELKIGKRTLSFLLTPMVHWPDSMATYSAQDKILFSNDAFGQHRASAERYADEVGSDIVFEDAAKYYANIVMPYGAQVLKALDAASKLDIEMICPSHGLIWRTKENIEKIVSLYQRWASYESDDKCLIVYDTMWNSTRQMATKLNHFVDVAGIPVKMVGLQEAHISDIVTDVLMSKFVLFGTPILNNRMLPTMAALLMYLKGLKTKNRYATTFGSYGWSKIGFKEFEQSIVDAGFELMDEGKYSQFVPDEDELELLKIVVDKIKERIK
- a CDS encoding pyridoxamine 5'-phosphate oxidase family protein, whose product is MKLSKEIIDFFEKNHAVVVSTIDQKGAIHCSVKGLVGIGKTNKLFLTDLYLYRTFQNLKKNPVISVTALDEQRFKGYTLQGKAKIIQRSEIKKDIFNEWESRVVQRITKRIQKSVSTGSKSKKQFEAHLPIEPKYFIEVKIDNVIDLAPPSKNKVK
- a CDS encoding transcriptional repressor is translated as MEQTSQVLREHNIKVTPQRLSVYLSFDKSKGHLSAEDVYRLAQKKVPAISLGTVYSILESFCDKGLLREIKIDFNKSLYELKENAHHHFSCRICNKIFDVHMPVCSALQNRIVDGHMIDDFQGYFYGICFHCSNGTKKK
- a CDS encoding FAD-dependent oxidoreductase, yielding MNEFKLKFIERIKRTETTESFRFSSEKRIEFCPGQFLKVLFDGANKNNKDLNKYLSFSCAPSKEYIEVTKRRSESEFSKRLWSLKKDDIVSVEGPIGSCTFDSAYQKVAFITGGIGITPAISIIEYIVENKIPSDIKLLYSNMTEDDIPFRQELESWEKDNPNFNIAWTLAEGESEEKKFFKGLIDKDFILKNITDYKDRSIFISGPPKMVEAMKKICVEIGCEAGKVKAENFVGY